A window of the Teredinibacter franksiae genome harbors these coding sequences:
- the lgt gene encoding prolipoprotein diacylglyceryl transferase: MLTYPEIDPVAISLGTHTVFGKTFSLPDVHWYGLMYLFGFAAAWGLGMYRAGKPHTPLQRGQVEDMIFYGAVGLVVGARIGYVFFYNFGAFLEDPIWLFRVWEGGMSFHGGALGVLAAMLLYARKIQVNFLDLMDFLVPLAPLGLCFGRLGNFIGQELWGRETTADIGMVFPKDPEQLVRHASQLYQAALEGAVLFVIVFWFSRKPRPRAAVGALFLIMYGVFRFFIEFYREPDAHIGFDLFGFFSRGQLLTFPMIVMGALIMFWAYRREARAGAAGKVNVKSK, from the coding sequence ATGCTGACCTATCCCGAAATTGATCCTGTAGCGATATCGCTCGGTACACACACTGTTTTTGGCAAAACATTCTCCCTTCCCGATGTTCATTGGTACGGGTTGATGTATTTATTTGGCTTTGCCGCCGCCTGGGGGCTGGGTATGTACCGCGCCGGGAAACCCCATACGCCGCTGCAGCGCGGGCAAGTGGAAGATATGATTTTCTATGGTGCCGTTGGTTTGGTGGTGGGCGCCCGTATCGGTTATGTGTTCTTTTATAATTTCGGCGCGTTTCTTGAAGACCCCATTTGGCTTTTCCGGGTATGGGAAGGCGGCATGTCGTTTCACGGCGGTGCATTGGGCGTACTTGCAGCGATGCTGCTCTACGCGCGAAAAATACAGGTGAACTTTCTCGACCTAATGGATTTTCTCGTACCTCTGGCGCCCCTGGGGCTGTGTTTTGGCCGTTTAGGTAACTTTATTGGCCAAGAATTGTGGGGCCGTGAAACCACGGCAGACATCGGTATGGTTTTCCCGAAGGATCCAGAGCAATTGGTACGGCACGCCTCGCAGCTGTATCAGGCGGCTTTGGAAGGCGCAGTACTGTTCGTTATTGTGTTCTGGTTCTCGCGCAAACCACGCCCGCGGGCGGCCGTAGGCGCGCTGTTTCTTATTATGTACGGTGTGTTCCGTTTCTTTATTGAATTTTACCGTGAGCCGGATGCGCATATTGGCTTCGATTTATTCGGCTTTTTCTCCCGAGGCCAGCTTTTAACCTTCCCAATGATCGTAATGGGAGCGTTAATCATGTTTTGGGCATACCGCCGCGAAGCGCGGGCGGGTGCCGCGGGCAAAGTAAATGTCAAAAGCAAATAA
- a CDS encoding MotA/TolQ/ExbB proton channel family protein, whose amino-acid sequence MKMNFKQTLLAFTAAGALVLSGSVYAQKDKAASLEELLQMVKSSKISETKEHRQRETQFKKQKSNQANLLKQAEATKVSEEKRSERLENQYKEQEVLVQAKRLQLDERLGSLKELFGHLTSTAGDLRAAIDTSIVSAQMPNRTDFVNELIEKMNSETKLPSIEEIERLWFELQRETTESGKVVSFTATVADPAGGKSEREVVRVGNYNLVSDGKYLTYDEGSGSLNELPRQPSSKRQAAAASLQSATGTSGFTKVGVDPTGPSGGTLMSALINTPSIPERWHQGRLVGYIISGVGAFALLLALFRFFALSGLSSKVNRQLKTDTPNDNNPLGRVLKVNADNPKADTETLELKLEEAILREIPPIESGLNILKIISMVAPLLGLLGTVTGMIVTFQAITIYGAGDPKAMAGGISGALVTTVLGLVVAIPTVLLHTFLNGKAKRIIHVLEEESAGLIAEKSERK is encoded by the coding sequence ATGAAAATGAACTTTAAACAAACTCTTTTAGCTTTTACCGCTGCTGGTGCCTTAGTGCTTTCGGGCAGTGTGTATGCTCAGAAAGACAAAGCGGCTTCTCTCGAAGAGTTGCTGCAAATGGTTAAGAGCTCTAAGATCTCCGAAACTAAAGAGCATCGCCAGCGCGAAACTCAGTTCAAGAAGCAGAAGAGCAATCAGGCTAACCTGCTGAAGCAAGCAGAAGCGACTAAGGTTTCTGAAGAAAAACGTTCCGAGCGACTGGAAAATCAATACAAAGAACAGGAAGTACTGGTTCAGGCCAAGCGCCTCCAGTTAGATGAGCGTCTGGGTTCTTTGAAAGAGCTCTTCGGTCACCTCACTTCTACTGCTGGCGACCTGCGTGCAGCTATCGATACGTCTATCGTTTCGGCTCAAATGCCAAACCGTACTGACTTTGTTAACGAACTCATCGAGAAGATGAACAGCGAAACTAAGTTGCCATCGATTGAAGAAATTGAGCGCCTGTGGTTCGAACTTCAGCGTGAAACAACTGAATCGGGTAAGGTCGTTAGTTTTACGGCTACAGTTGCTGACCCTGCTGGTGGTAAGAGCGAGCGAGAAGTTGTGCGTGTGGGTAACTACAACCTCGTTTCAGATGGTAAATATCTGACTTACGATGAGGGTAGTGGTAGCTTGAACGAGCTGCCTCGCCAGCCAAGTAGCAAGCGACAAGCTGCTGCAGCAAGCCTACAAAGTGCAACTGGCACTAGTGGCTTCACCAAAGTCGGTGTCGATCCAACTGGCCCGTCTGGTGGTACTTTGATGTCTGCTCTTATTAACACCCCGTCTATCCCAGAGCGCTGGCATCAGGGTCGACTGGTCGGTTATATCATTAGTGGTGTTGGTGCGTTTGCATTGCTGCTTGCGTTGTTCCGCTTCTTTGCATTGAGTGGCCTCAGCTCTAAAGTTAATCGCCAGCTGAAGACTGACACACCTAACGACAACAACCCTCTGGGTCGTGTGTTGAAAGTGAATGCCGACAACCCGAAAGCCGATACCGAAACACTGGAACTGAAGCTGGAAGAAGCTATTTTGAGAGAGATTCCACCTATCGAGTCTGGTCTCAATATACTGAAAATCATCTCTATGGTTGCTCCGCTGTTGGGTCTATTGGGTACGGTTACCGGTATGATTGTTACCTTCCAGGCTATTACCATATACGGTGCTGGTGATCCTAAGGCGATGGCCGGCGGTATTTCTGGTGCACTGGTAACCACTGTACTCGGTCTGGTTGTTGCTATTCCAACTGTACTGCTACATACCTTCCTTAACGGTAAGGCCAAGCGCATTATTCATGTTCTTGAAGAAGAAAGTGCTGGTCTGATTGCCGAAAAGTCAGAGCGTAAGTAA
- a CDS encoding energy transducer TonB, whose protein sequence is MSIARLLSSLAPAALVTLGLLLLMHFLILRNMTERQETTEFKIPEIVMPDREISTEYDTRKPDKPDEPEEPPPDLPEPEYETPDIEAEISFAPQIDTGIQIAGIGGFSSDGDYLPIVKVAPKYPARAANRGLEGYCTVQYTVTVTGETRDITVVDCPQSVFASSSVKAAKKFKYKPKVIDGEPIEVPGVRNKFTFQMQQDQ, encoded by the coding sequence ATGAGCATAGCAAGATTATTATCATCACTGGCTCCGGCGGCACTTGTCACTCTTGGTTTGTTGCTGTTGATGCACTTCCTGATTCTTCGCAACATGACGGAGCGGCAAGAAACAACGGAATTCAAGATTCCAGAAATCGTAATGCCCGATCGTGAAATTTCCACTGAATACGATACGCGCAAGCCAGACAAGCCCGACGAGCCGGAAGAACCACCACCCGACTTACCTGAGCCTGAGTATGAAACACCCGATATCGAGGCTGAGATTTCTTTTGCTCCGCAGATCGATACAGGTATTCAAATTGCGGGTATTGGGGGATTCTCTAGTGACGGTGACTACCTGCCAATCGTAAAGGTTGCACCTAAGTACCCTGCACGAGCGGCTAATCGAGGTTTGGAAGGCTACTGTACTGTGCAGTATACGGTAACGGTTACCGGTGAAACTCGCGACATTACCGTTGTGGATTGCCCGCAAAGCGTCTTTGCCAGTTCTTCCGTTAAGGCGGCAAAGAAATTTAAATATAAGCCCAAAGTCATCGACGGCGAGCCTATTGAAGTACCGGGTGTACGCAATAAGTTCACTTTCCAGATGCAACAAGACCAGTAA
- a CDS encoding ExbD/TolR family protein, giving the protein MSRKKKAEEETGAIDLTPMLDVVFIMLIFFIVTASFIKEPGIQVNRPDATTALIKKNANILVAINADNEIWINKNEIDPRQVKTQIQLLLAENPKGAVVIQADSDSNIKTLTEVAQRAREAGVADVSISAENK; this is encoded by the coding sequence ATGAGCAGGAAAAAGAAAGCAGAAGAGGAAACGGGGGCGATTGATTTAACCCCTATGCTCGACGTGGTATTTATCATGTTGATCTTCTTCATCGTAACTGCGTCATTTATTAAAGAGCCCGGTATTCAGGTGAATCGTCCGGACGCAACTACCGCCCTGATTAAGAAGAACGCCAACATCCTGGTGGCGATCAATGCTGATAATGAAATCTGGATCAATAAAAACGAAATTGATCCGCGTCAGGTGAAAACCCAGATTCAGCTCTTGTTGGCGGAAAACCCTAAAGGTGCCGTTGTGATCCAGGCAGACAGCGACTCCAACATCAAGACACTCACAGAAGTTGCCCAGAGGGCTCGCGAAGCTGGCGTGGCCGATGTGTCAATTTCCGCGGAGAACAAGTAG
- a CDS encoding DUF3450 domain-containing protein, which yields MKKQRIKAVALTTVLSAGALLVGVAHADKTLDSIMQVSQSKTTAGQQSQKRIDKLQSDTSSLLQKFKVVNKEIDGLRVYNTQLEKQLANQRKVIDDLENSIDQVTVIERQIQPLILRMLDGLEQFVDLDVPFHQEERRMRVAKLRANQDRADISVAEKFRQVLEAYNIEAEYGRKVDTYVDSLNVGGQERQVNMLAIGRIALMYQTTDTKLSGAWDKTQQAFVELEAGEYRASILKGIRIAKKQAAIDVLELPILAPEAAR from the coding sequence ATGAAGAAGCAGCGAATCAAAGCTGTGGCACTAACCACAGTTCTTTCTGCTGGAGCGCTCCTGGTTGGCGTAGCCCATGCAGATAAAACCCTAGATTCGATCATGCAAGTTAGTCAAAGTAAGACTACTGCTGGTCAGCAATCTCAGAAACGCATCGACAAACTTCAGTCAGACACTTCCAGTCTGTTACAGAAGTTCAAGGTGGTTAACAAAGAAATCGATGGCTTGCGTGTTTATAACACTCAGCTGGAGAAACAGTTGGCTAACCAACGTAAGGTGATTGACGACCTGGAAAACTCCATTGACCAAGTGACAGTCATCGAACGTCAAATTCAGCCCTTAATCCTGCGCATGCTGGACGGTCTGGAGCAGTTTGTCGATCTGGACGTGCCTTTCCACCAGGAAGAGCGCCGTATGCGCGTAGCGAAGCTCCGTGCTAACCAGGACCGTGCTGATATCTCTGTTGCAGAGAAGTTTCGCCAAGTATTGGAAGCCTACAACATCGAAGCTGAATACGGACGTAAAGTGGACACCTATGTTGATTCGCTCAACGTCGGTGGTCAGGAGCGTCAGGTAAACATGCTGGCTATTGGCCGTATTGCGCTAATGTATCAAACCACTGATACCAAACTCTCAGGCGCTTGGGACAAAACACAGCAGGCATTTGTTGAACTGGAAGCGGGTGAATACCGCGCCTCAATTCTTAAGGGTATCCGTATTGCGAAGAAGCAAGCTGCTATCGACGTATTAGAGTTGCCGATTCTGGCTCCGGAGGCAGCACGATGA
- a CDS encoding thymidylate synthase → MQQYLDLMRHVRDSGVRKEDRTGTGTVSVFGYQMRFDLAEGFPLVTTKKCHLKSIIHELLWFLKGETNTRYLNENGVKIWDAWATDEGELGPVYGAQWRSWPATDGGAIDQIAELLQMIKNKPDSRRLIVSAWNPALLPDEGVSPQQNASNGKQALPPCHTLFQFYVLDGKLSCQLYQRSADIFLGVPFNIASYALLTMMIAQVCNLEPGEFVHTFGDAHLYLNHLEQVETQLQRKPLPLPKMMINPKVKDLFDFRFEDFELQGYEAHAHIAAPISV, encoded by the coding sequence GTGCAGCAATATCTCGATTTGATGAGGCACGTGCGCGACAGCGGCGTGCGCAAAGAAGATAGAACCGGTACTGGCACTGTGAGTGTCTTTGGTTATCAGATGCGTTTTGACCTCGCCGAGGGCTTTCCGCTGGTGACGACAAAAAAATGCCATTTGAAGTCAATCATTCACGAGTTGCTGTGGTTTTTAAAGGGTGAAACCAATACCCGCTACCTGAATGAAAACGGGGTGAAAATTTGGGATGCTTGGGCGACAGATGAGGGTGAGCTCGGCCCGGTATACGGTGCTCAGTGGCGTTCGTGGCCTGCCACAGACGGCGGAGCTATTGATCAAATAGCTGAGCTGCTGCAGATGATTAAAAATAAGCCGGATTCTCGGCGTTTGATTGTTTCGGCTTGGAACCCAGCGCTACTGCCTGACGAAGGTGTTTCTCCACAGCAAAACGCAAGCAATGGCAAACAGGCGCTACCGCCCTGCCATACGCTCTTCCAGTTCTATGTGCTGGATGGAAAGCTATCGTGTCAGCTTTACCAGCGCAGTGCCGATATATTCTTGGGGGTGCCTTTTAATATTGCATCCTACGCGCTGTTGACCATGATGATTGCACAGGTGTGTAATTTGGAGCCTGGCGAATTTGTGCACACTTTTGGCGATGCACACCTGTACCTTAATCATTTGGAACAAGTGGAAACGCAGCTGCAGCGCAAGCCATTGCCGCTGCCCAAAATGATGATTAACCCCAAGGTCAAGGATCTGTTCGATTTTCGCTTTGAAGATTTTGAATTGCAGGGTTATGAGGCTCATGCTCATATTGCTGCCCCTATTTCCGTTTAA
- a CDS encoding dihydrofolate reductase → MNSIDLAIVVAVAENGTIGRDNELPWYLPEDLKHFKRITLGHPVVMGRNTYDSIGKPLPGRANIVVTRNPDWVREGVLVAHSLEEAIEIGRKEAEGAGVSTVMVIGGAEFYRQTLPCAHRLYLTEVHAEVLGDAYFPEFDRSEWQELKRENFQRDERNPFDYSFITLERRQ, encoded by the coding sequence ATGAATTCAATTGATCTAGCTATAGTGGTAGCTGTCGCTGAAAATGGCACAATTGGCCGCGATAATGAATTGCCCTGGTATTTGCCGGAAGATTTAAAGCACTTCAAGCGCATCACCCTCGGTCATCCGGTGGTGATGGGGCGGAATACCTATGATTCGATAGGGAAACCGCTACCGGGTCGTGCCAATATTGTTGTTACCCGAAACCCCGATTGGGTGAGGGAAGGCGTATTGGTCGCCCATTCGCTGGAAGAAGCTATTGAAATCGGCCGAAAAGAAGCCGAGGGCGCAGGGGTGAGCACTGTGATGGTGATAGGTGGAGCTGAGTTTTACCGCCAAACATTGCCGTGTGCACACAGACTGTACCTGACAGAAGTTCATGCAGAAGTCCTGGGGGATGCCTATTTCCCAGAGTTCGATAGAAGTGAATGGCAGGAGCTGAAACGAGAGAATTTCCAGCGAGATGAGCGAAATCCTTTCGATTATTCCTTTATTACACTCGAACGTCGTCAGTAG
- a CDS encoding MotA/TolQ/ExbB proton channel family protein, whose translation MLALMEALAAIKAFVASGGPILYWIAILAFAMWTLIFERLWFYKGSLNKMKSFTIDTWEARPERNSWNSRQIRTALISRASAKINQNLDVLGTMVSLCPLLGLLGTVTGMIEVFNVLAVTGGGDAKSMASGVSQATIPTMAGMVAALSGVFGTTLVNRIAERENHLLEDQLTMDH comes from the coding sequence ATGCTGGCATTGATGGAAGCGTTAGCAGCCATTAAAGCCTTTGTGGCGTCGGGTGGTCCCATACTGTATTGGATTGCCATACTGGCGTTCGCCATGTGGACTTTAATCTTCGAACGTCTCTGGTTTTACAAAGGTTCTTTAAACAAAATGAAGAGCTTTACTATTGATACCTGGGAAGCGCGCCCCGAGCGCAATTCCTGGAATTCACGTCAGATTCGTACTGCATTGATTTCACGCGCATCAGCTAAAATTAACCAGAACCTCGATGTTCTCGGTACCATGGTTTCCCTTTGTCCTCTGTTGGGGCTGTTGGGTACGGTAACGGGTATGATCGAAGTGTTTAACGTACTTGCCGTAACCGGTGGTGGTGATGCCAAATCTATGGCATCGGGTGTATCCCAAGCAACCATCCCAACTATGGCAGGCATGGTGGCAGCACTGTCCGGTGTATTCGGGACAACTCTGGTTAATCGTATCGCAGAGCGTGAGAATCATTTGCTCGAAGACCAATTGACGATGGACCACTAA